acagtgattgctccaggcacaccctcactgtgatggaaggcaaagaaaagtcattatctcctcctcattcttctcccatggcgccacgaggcgatcgaggctcccgacttttgaagcccccaccgggcgatggaaagtcccaggccgagccgagcaggccgatgaaggtcctgagcccccactgggcgatggaaagtgccacggccaggccacgcagggcgatgaagggcctacgAGCGGgttgatcaaacctcgcgcttcggggcggccgaagctgctacggctggagctcccgaaagccggtcgccagccagggacctgcgaactcccaatgttgcggtctgcagggcccacggccgaagcctccgagatggtaagtccaggccctgcgaccggagtcttcaaggtcgatcccagctggaggccgccgtctccacgatgttaggccgtagcgcgaacggaaatACGAcatggtaaaggtcgcatctctgttgaggaggagattggaaaaaaggtttcccccaccacataaacagagttaaaaatagaacaaaacgttcattaaacgatgacaatagacaaaaaacaaaaaaaagacgagagactgccggtgagccgcagctgcagaacagccacgcccccaatagTGCATTAGCTTCACCTTCTCACGTAGGCGCTCCAGTTTGGCTGCCAGTTGAGCTTCACGGTTCTCTTTGTTAGCTTCCATCTTGGTGGTCAGTTTATCTTCTGTTGTTTTTATGAAGTTGTTCTTTTCATCAATAGCTTTCTGAAGCACTTCCTTCTCGTGTTCTCGTTTTTCAGCCAATTGTTTCAGCAGCTCTGCTTCATGCAACTAAATGAAAAAGTCAGgatataaactaaattaaagaccaCATTGTCACTCAAGCTTAAATATTACATTATGCTAGTTACTATACCAACAGGAACTTGCTTATACAGTGCCCTCAATAGTGTttgtgacaaagacccatcaattacttatttgcctctgtactccacaatttgagatttggaatagtaaaaaaccacatgtggttaaagtgcacattgtcagattttaataaaggccatcttTATACATttctttcaccatgtagaaattacagcagtgtttatacatagtcaccccccccccatttcagggcaccataatgtttgggacacagcaatgtcatgtaaatgaaagtagtcatgtttagtattttgttgcatatcctttgcatgcaatgactgcttgaagtctgcgattcatggacatcgccagttgctgggtgtcttctctggtgatgctctgccaggcctgtattgcagccatctttagcttatgcttgttttgggggctagtccccttcagttttctcttcaccatataaaagacatgcacaattgggttcagatcaggtgattcacttggtcactcaagaatcgaccattttttagctttggaaaaactcctttgttgctttagcagtacgtttgggatcattgtcttgctgtagaatgaaccgccagccaatgagttttaggccatctgtttgaacttgagcagataggatgtgtctatatacttcagaattcattatgctactaccatcagcagttgtgtcatcaatgaagataagtgagccagtaccatcagcagccatacatgcccaggccataacacccccaccactgtgtttcacagatgaggtggtatgctttggacttcataacaagaggagttgagtataggagcaaagaggtccttctacagttgtaccgagccctggtgagaccgcacctggagtactgtgtgcagttttggtctccaaatttgaggaaggatattcttgctatggagggcgtgcagcgtaggttcactaggttaattcccggaatggcaggactgtcgtatgttgaaaggctggagcgattgggcttgtatacactggaatttagaaggatgaggggggatcttattgaaacataagataattaggggattggacacattagaggcaggaaacatgttcccaatgttgggggagtccagaacaaggggccacagtttaagaataaggggtaggccatttagaacggagatgaggaagaactttttcagtcagagagtggtgaaggtgtggaattctctgcctcagaaggcagtggaggccagttcgttggatgctttcaagagagagctggatagagctcttaaggatagcagagtgagggggcatgggaaggcaggaacggggtactgattgagagtgatcagccatgatcgcattgaatggcggtgctggctcgaagggctgaatggcctactcctgcacctattgtctattgtctattgggcaaCTCCTTCTCTcctcatactttgctcttgccatcactctgatacacgttaatcttcgtctcatctgtccacaagacctttttccagaactgtggttgctcttttaagtacttcttggcaaacactaacctggccatcctatttttgcagctaaccagtggtttgcatcttgcagtgtagcctcaatttctgttcatgaagtcttctgcagacagtggtcattgacaaatccacacctgactcctgaagagtgtttctgatctgtcagacaggtgtttggggatttttctttagagagagaattcttctgtcatcagttgtggaggtcttccttggcctgccagtccctttgcagttagtaagctcaccagcgcTCTCTTCCTTAatacaagaagataactgcagatgctggtacaaatcgaaggtatttattcacaaaatgctggagtaactcagcaggtcaggcagcatctcgggagagaaggaatgggtgacatttcgagtcgagacctttcttcagactgatgtcaggggggagggacaaaggaaggatatagttggagacaggcagatagagggagatctgggaaggaggggtcaggagggacagaggaactatctaaaattggagaagtcgatgttcatacccctgggctgcaaactgcccagggaaaatatgaggtgctgttcctccaatttccagtgggcctcactatggcactggaggaggcccatgacagaaaggtcagactgggaatgggagggggagttgaagtgctcggccaccgggagatcagtttggttaatgcggaccgagctcaggtgttcagcgaagcaatcgccgagcctgcgcttggtttcgccgatgtaaataagttgacatctagagcagcggatgcaatagatgaggttggaggaggtgcaggtgaacctttgtcaaacctggaaagactgtttgggtccttggatggagttgagagggtaggtaaagggacaggtgttgcatctcgtgcggttgcaggggaaagtgcccggggttggggtggtttgggtaggaagggacgagtggaccagggagttacggagggaatggtctctgcggaacacagagaggggaggggctgggaagatatggccagtggtggggtcccgttgtaagtgacggaaatgttggtggatgatttgctggatccgctggctggtggggtggaaggtgagaacgagggggattatgtccttgttgcgagtggggggagggggagcaagagcggagctgcgggatgtagaagagaccctagtgagagcctcatctataatggaggaggggaagccccgtttcctgaacgaggacatctctgaagccctagtgagaaacacctcatcccgggcgcagatgcagcgtagacggagctACTAGGAacagttgagcagactaggactctatttcttggaacgcaggaggatgaggggtgattagtGTACAAAACTGAGATGAATTGATCAGATAAACAGTCTCTTGTCCCGAGTAGACAAAATCgaaaaccagatgacataggtttatggtgtggagggtaaaatttaataggaacccaaggggtaattttttttttttttaaacacaaaaaaggttggtgggtatatggaatgagctgccagaggttgcatcacaacatttaagaaacatttagacaggtacatggatgagacaggattaggtcaaatgcaggcagttgggactagtgtagatggggcctgttggtcagcatgggcaagtagggctgatcagctctatgactctaatatggaTACAAACTCAACTGGATATCCTGGATGATTGATATGGCAGTAATGGAAATTAACTCAGACAAGTTGTATCAGATCTTCAGCCTACAAGAATGCATGCATGTAGTGACCTGGAAAACATGTTGGGACAGATGCAGAAAAAGCTGCTAATGCACATACAAAGATAGTAAAAAACAGTTTGTTTGCGGTCATGTTGTCAGGGATATGTAGTTTATCAAAGCAGAAGCTAAGCTGACAGATTAGTAAATTGTATGGGATTCATTAGCCAAGGATGTACTGTCAGGGAATTAATGTGTACAAATAACGTACTAGTGTTACAAATCAAGTTCTGGCAACTTACAATAGAGTAAATAGATTCAAAATAAACAGAAATCACATCCATAACATTGGTATCAGAATTTCACTTGCAAGTTTAAATTGATTAAACTAGTTAACTGTAAAAAATATAACGCTTCAAATTCAAAATACTTCAATTTTATCCTCAAAGGCACGCCTTGGTGCCCCTATGCAGCCTAGCAAATTTAGTTTTAAAtccatagtccccagcagaccaCCGAATACTTCAGTTTACACACTGAAACAGTGTACCTTTCGTCGGGTCTCTGCAGCTTCATGTTTGCGTTGGATTTCTTCGAGCGAAAGCTCCTTTTTCTTCGGGGGAGAAAGAGGAAATTCTGGAATAGCTTCAACAGCTGGTGGGCTCAGGATCAATTCAAAAGCCTGGCCTGAGGAACGCTTGTCCAATTCTTTCACTTTGATGCCTGAAAAACAttgtttaatatttaaaaatagaTAAACTGAAATATCTGAATTTAAGTCACAAGTATAACTGAGGTTAATATTGACAAACCAATGACAAATACATCAACCCCCCACATAATTTTGTGATAAAAACAAAGTGGATTACCAATAGATATTGGTCCAAACTGAAAAAGCACACCTGTTATACAGTCTACTACTGATTAACATTGGATCTAGCATTTCAAAACATTGCTGGCAATGTGACAATTATATTGCAGTTTTGGAGCGTGGTGTGGGAAAGTGGTTTAGATTCAGCAGATCATACTGTCAATTTTCTGTTGATACCCATTTCAGTGCATGAACTACAATTCAAGATCTATCCAAACTAGATTAGGCAAGTTTTCCCCAAAATATAAAGTAACCAATTTAGATTGGCACAACTGGCACAAGTTTTTAAAAACTGATTATGTTCTCATGGAGTAGATTTGCACACTTAAACAGTTGTAAAGTTAGTTGTACATTCTTACCTTCCGAAGCAGATGCCATGACAGAACAGGTCAGGATTAGCCGTTAGCTTCCAGGTGTCTTTTACTGTGTGCCAAAAACAAGATAAAGTTCAATAATTAGTTTCTCAAAATACTGTTTACATACGCGTTCAAGGACTGCAAAGCCAGACACCAACAAGGATACAAGATAAGAGGCCAAAAAATGTTAAATAGGGGATGTTTGCCAGTATATAAAAAGTGGGTAGTTAGAACGCTCTAAAATCACTGGTTCCCAACTTGGGCCATGAAGGCATCTAAAACATTTCATTCTTTGATTTTGTGATCAATAGCTACGAAGCCAAAAGGCATTGCAAAAACACGATTCATTTTACAAAGCTGTCTATTCATTTATCATGTCATCTTAAAATATGGGCTACAAATCCAGATGTTTGATCAATTTTCGGGTGGGGATGAAGGTTCGGAGCCACTGCTTCAAGTGCCTTTCCAATTTCAATTAGAAATGAATGTGTTTTTCCACATATCCAGTGGAAAAAAGAAAGTCGTTTGTTGCAGTAAGATAGTGCAAAAACTGGAAGTGCTTAGAGCAATCATACTCATGCAAGGTCTGTAATGGATCAGTGGCAAGGTGGGGTTGTGCAGGCTGCTTCAAGAACCCGATGGTTGACGAGACAGCTCTTGAACTTAGAGGCAATAGTTTACAGGCTCCCATGTCTTCCAGTAATAGTGGCAACGTggcgtgaccagggtggtgtgggtctttgaccgTAGCTGTTTGAGGCAATGCTTCCTGTACATCCTTTTGATGGTGGAGGTCAGTACCTGCAATGGACCAAGCAAagtctaccactttctgcagcctttgCTCTTGAGCATTTAAATCCCAAAACTGACTGATGCTACCAGTCAACAAGCTCTCCCGCTGTTGATAAAGCATTCAGCCACATGCCAAAATCCTCACGCTTGAAAGAAGTACAGGCATTGGTGAGCTTCCTTTGTGCTCATGCCAATGGACAGCAAGGAGTTGCCCATCTATTATGCCGATAAGTAGAGGTTCTAGTTACATAGGGATGGGCAGAAACCCAGTTCCAAGTTTGAAAGGGATGATGTGTTGATGAATAACAGCCAACCCATGTTATTATTGCATCTGTGATCTGTTGTGGCAATAGGCAAATTGGAGTAAGTCTAAACCATTACCAAAGCACTAGTCAATTTGTGGTAAAAGCAACCTGTGCACTCGTGCAAATGCCAACTATTGGCAGTTGAGACATATTATCTTGTTCCTCTTGGAAGAGCTATTATAGATGTAGTATTATAGATGTTCTTTTAAAGCAGTTGGGGACCTCAGATTGTCATCATGAGAAGATAAAGATGCCCATGAATACTCCTGCCAGTTGAAAATGCAACCAGGTGCACTCAGGGCCACATGCTGAGGATTCACTCTGAAGGATGCTCTGCTTCATCCTCAGACCATGATCATGGTGTTTGAAGGTACATGGTTGTTCTCTCTTTCCAATAAAGTAGAAAGCATGGAGCTCATCCAGGAGATCCATGTTGCAATCATCCAAGCTATTCCATTTCCCTTGTAGGAAGAGATGACAAATAAACAACAGTTGCTTAGCATTTGTACGAGCCACTAGTTGAGCCCTGAAGCGTCTCTTTGCATTCTCAATGGCCTTCTGGA
The Rhinoraja longicauda isolate Sanriku21f chromosome 27, sRhiLon1.1, whole genome shotgun sequence DNA segment above includes these coding regions:
- the LOC144606603 gene encoding stathmin-like; amino-acid sequence: MASASEGIKVKELDKRSSGQAFELILSPPAVEAIPEFPLSPPKKKELSLEEIQRKHEAAETRRKLHEAELLKQLAEKREHEKEVLQKAIDEKNNFIKTTEDKLTTKMEANKENREAQLAAKLERLREKEKRMEEVRKSKEIKETEG